In the Deltaproteobacteria bacterium genome, CCCACCCCAACGTGGTCGTCAAGGCCGATTACCAGGCCCGCGACACGGCGTCGGCCCTGCCCGAGGGCAAGGGCCCGGGGCTTGACTCCGGCAAGGTCGACAGGTTCAACCTCGCCGTGGGCTTCATATTCTGAGGACCGTGGCGCGGCGTTGCTCGGCGCTCGTTCGCAGCGGGCCGGCGGCCCTGGCCGCCGGCCTGGTGCTCTGCCTTGCGGCCGCGGCGGCGGCCAAGGTCTTCTCCACCCGCGACGAGGCGCTCGCGCGCGTCTTCGCCGGCGCCGACAGGGTGGAGCGCGTAAGCGCCTTCCTGAGCAGGGAAGAGATGGCCGCGGCGTCGAAGCTCGCCGCGGTTGCGGTGGACTCCGGGCTCTTCACCTACTACCGGGCCGTGAAGGACGGCGCCGTGCAGGGCTACGCCGTCTTCGCAAGCCACGTGGTGAGGACCCGGCAGGCCGTGACCCTCGTCGTCGTGGAGCCCGACCTCAGGGTGCGATCCGTCGAGGTGCTCGCCTTCTTCGAACCCCGCGAGTACCTGCCCTCGAAAAGATGGTTCGCGCTCTTCCGGGGGCTCGTCCTCGGCGAGGATCTCAGGCCCGGCCGCGACGTGAGGGCCGTAACGGGCGCCACGCTCTCGGTCGCCACCATAACGGCCGAGGTGAGAAAGACGCTGGCCGTGCTGGAGGTCCTGTTGGGGGAGAAGAAAGGGGACTGAAAAGGGGCGGCGCGCCGGCGTACTCTTTTTGGTGGTGGCGGGCGGCCCCGCCCCGGGAGTCGGCCCGCAAAGGCGTAACAATCCCGCCTGACGCGGGGCGACTCCCGGGGCCGGGCCGCCTCGATACCGCATGTGGGGCAG is a window encoding:
- a CDS encoding FMN-binding protein; amino-acid sequence: MARRCSALVRSGPAALAAGLVLCLAAAAAAKVFSTRDEALARVFAGADRVERVSAFLSREEMAAASKLAAVAVDSGLFTYYRAVKDGAVQGYAVFASHVVRTRQAVTLVVVEPDLRVRSVEVLAFFEPREYLPSKRWFALFRGLVLGEDLRPGRDVRAVTGATLSVATITAEVRKTLAVLEVLLGEKKGD